Proteins from a single region of Candidatus Cloacimonadota bacterium:
- the rseP gene encoding RIP metalloprotease RseP translates to MWNIIGAIIALGVLVTVHEFGHFIAARLFGVKVEKFSIGFGKKLFSFRKWDTEFRISLIPLGGYVKMVGENPDEEILDAEHSYRTKTWWQRALIAFAGPFLNLIFAVLLFITSFAIGRNYEDLQPVVGVVEENYSSIFQPEDEILEVNGNEIKGWNQIVQYTNTEKENIIEIQRGEFTEIIDLPALNPNFWYEGVKPFVPAQVGQVTPGMSAFKSGLMDGDEILEVDRKPVSDWYEMREMITDNPNDEVVLKIRRNDQEFEKTLKLETNIYQDNKVIGITMPSPVKIKERYNLIESIGYGTVSTISFVYMNYALLFKLVAHPEAIKSNIGGPVMIYTMSQQTAGKGFDVVLLFLASISIVLMIMNLLPIPVLDGGHIFFCFIEGIFKKPLSLKVQIILQNIGIFILLFLMVFAFWNDFSRIFSRNSAIQQQETEMSN, encoded by the coding sequence ATGTGGAATATAATCGGGGCAATAATTGCTCTGGGAGTTTTGGTAACGGTTCATGAATTCGGGCATTTTATTGCAGCTCGTTTATTTGGTGTGAAGGTAGAAAAATTTTCGATCGGGTTTGGGAAAAAGCTATTTTCTTTTCGCAAATGGGATACAGAATTCCGTATTTCATTGATACCTTTGGGCGGATATGTGAAAATGGTTGGCGAAAATCCTGATGAAGAGATCTTGGATGCAGAGCATTCCTATCGGACAAAAACCTGGTGGCAGAGAGCATTGATAGCTTTTGCCGGCCCGTTTTTAAATCTGATTTTTGCAGTTTTGCTGTTCATTACTTCTTTTGCTATTGGCAGAAATTATGAAGATCTTCAGCCAGTTGTAGGAGTGGTTGAAGAAAATTATTCCAGCATTTTCCAACCTGAAGATGAAATTCTGGAAGTTAATGGAAACGAAATAAAGGGTTGGAATCAGATCGTTCAATATACAAATACTGAAAAAGAAAACATTATCGAGATTCAACGTGGTGAATTTACAGAAATTATCGATCTTCCAGCTCTGAACCCAAATTTCTGGTACGAAGGAGTTAAACCATTCGTTCCAGCTCAAGTGGGGCAAGTAACGCCGGGAATGAGTGCCTTCAAATCTGGTTTGATGGATGGAGATGAAATATTGGAAGTGGACAGAAAACCTGTGAGTGACTGGTATGAAATGCGGGAAATGATCACCGATAATCCTAACGATGAAGTAGTTTTGAAAATTCGACGGAACGACCAGGAATTTGAAAAAACTTTGAAACTGGAAACCAACATTTATCAAGATAATAAAGTTATCGGCATTACAATGCCGAGTCCTGTAAAAATAAAAGAACGCTACAACCTGATCGAATCAATTGGTTACGGTACGGTTTCTACTATCAGTTTCGTTTACATGAATTATGCTTTGCTGTTCAAACTTGTAGCACATCCGGAAGCTATCAAGAGCAATATTGGCGGACCGGTGATGATCTACACTATGAGTCAGCAAACTGCGGGAAAAGGATTTGACGTTGTGCTTCTTTTCCTGGCTTCCATCAGTATCGTGCTGATGATAATGAATCTGCTGCCGATTCCGGTTTTGGATGGCGGTCATATATTTTTCTGTTTTATCGAAGGAATTTTCAAAAAACCATTATCCTTGAAAGTGCAGATAATATTGCAGAATATTGGAATTTTCATTTTGTTGTTTTTGATGGTATTTGCTTTCTGGAATGACTTCAGTCGTATTTTCAGCCGGAATTCAGCCATCCAACAACAAGAAACTGAAATGAGTAACTAA
- the tgt gene encoding tRNA guanosine(34) transglycosylase Tgt: MIFEFKFEGKSGKARAGILQTPHGEIRTPIFMPVGTRATVKTLTPQNLEEIKAQIILGNTYHLYLRPGHEIIKKAGGLHNFMGWNKPILTDSGGFQVMSLSGLRKITPEGVRFQSHIDGSYHMFTPEKVMEIQNAIGADIIMSFDECPPFPATKKYVADSLQTTLDWAKRGKEAHKNTAKQALFGIVQGGIYDDLREESAKKLMEMDFPGYSIGGLAVGEDKKDMFRITELLNDILPQNKPRYLMGVGTPNDLLENIGNGIDMFDCVMPTRNARKGTVFTRHGKLIVKAARYKEDFDPIDSECECYTCRNFSRAYIRHLFSVDEFLGMKLATIHSLHFYLELVGKARKAILEDRYESFKNSFGTKLDEIMD, from the coding sequence ATTATTTTTGAGTTTAAATTTGAAGGTAAAAGCGGCAAAGCCAGAGCTGGAATTCTGCAAACTCCGCACGGAGAAATAAGAACTCCCATTTTTATGCCGGTGGGAACCAGGGCAACGGTTAAAACTCTTACTCCGCAAAATCTGGAAGAGATCAAAGCTCAGATAATTCTGGGAAACACTTATCATCTTTATCTCCGTCCCGGTCATGAAATCATCAAAAAAGCCGGTGGTCTTCACAATTTTATGGGATGGAATAAACCTATCCTCACTGACAGTGGCGGTTTTCAGGTGATGAGCCTGAGCGGACTGCGAAAAATTACTCCCGAAGGTGTTCGTTTTCAATCTCACATCGACGGCAGCTATCACATGTTCACACCCGAAAAAGTTATGGAAATTCAAAATGCCATCGGAGCAGATATCATCATGTCTTTTGATGAATGTCCACCATTTCCTGCTACCAAAAAATATGTAGCAGATTCGCTGCAGACAACTCTGGATTGGGCAAAACGCGGAAAGGAAGCTCATAAAAACACTGCTAAACAAGCACTATTTGGAATTGTTCAAGGTGGAATTTATGATGATCTGAGGGAAGAAAGTGCAAAGAAGCTTATGGAAATGGATTTTCCTGGATATTCCATCGGTGGTTTGGCAGTTGGTGAGGACAAAAAAGATATGTTTCGCATCACGGAATTACTAAATGATATTTTACCTCAGAATAAACCTCGCTATTTAATGGGAGTGGGAACGCCAAATGATCTGCTGGAAAATATCGGTAACGGCATTGATATGTTCGATTGCGTGATGCCGACTCGAAATGCGCGCAAAGGAACTGTGTTTACCCGCCATGGAAAATTGATTGTAAAAGCTGCTCGTTACAAAGAAGATTTCGATCCTATCGACAGCGAATGTGAATGTTATACTTGCCGTAATTTCAGCCGTGCTTATATTCGTCATTTGTTCAGTGTTGATGAATTTCTGGGTATGAAACTGGCAACGATTCACAGCTTGCATTTTTACCTGGAATTGGTGGGAAAAGCTCGAAAAGCTATTTTGGAAGATCGTTATGAATCTTTCAAAAATTCATTTGGAACAAAACTGGATGAAATAATGGATTAA